In the genome of Nonomuraea sp. NBC_00507, the window CTGGGCGAGCTGGGGCAGCGGCTCGGGCGGCCCGGCGAGGTCGCCGGCCACGAAGATCTCGGGGTGGCCGGGGACGCGCAGCTCTTGCGTGGTCGTGATCCTGCCGCCCTTGCCCTGCGGCAGCCCCCAGTCGGCCACGTCATCGGGCGCGGTCACGCCGAGCGCCCACACGGTCAGGTCGCTCGGCAGCCGCGTCCCGTCGGTCAACACCACCGCGTCCGGCTCCACGGACGCCAGCGTGGAGCCCAGATGCAGCCGCGTCCCTCGTCTGCGCAGCGCGGCCGCCGCCGCGTCCCGCAGCCGCGGCTTGTACGGCGCCAGGACATAGTCGAACCGCTCGACCAGGCTCACGCTCGTCTGGGAGGGCTTGATCTCCGGATGTGTCAGCGGCAGCGTGCGCCACCGCAACTCGGCCAGCGTGCCCGCCACCTCGACGCCGGTCGGGCCCGCGCCCACCACCACGACGTGAGTGCTCTCCCGCCGGCCCGTGGCCGTGTCCTCCAGGCATTGCTGCAGCCGCCGCCGAAGGTTGGCCGCGTCGTTGAGCGAGTAGATCGGCAACGCGTTCTCCCGCGCACCCGCCACGCCGAGCCAGTTGGTCGTGACGCCCGTCGCCAGCACCAGGTAGTCGTACTCCAGCGAGCTGCCGTCATCCAGCTCCACCCGCCGCTCCTCGGCCAGCACCTTGCTCAGCCCGGCGTGGCGCGCCCGTACGTTCGGCCATCGGGCGGCGAACGTGCGAATCGGGTAGGACACGTCGGACGTGCCCATGCTCGCCGTGGCCACCTGGTAGAGGAGCGGCTGGAACGTCGAGTACGGCTTCCGGTCGACGAGCGTCACCAGCGCTCCGCCCTTGGCGAGCTCCCGCGTCGCCTCCAGCCCCGCGAATCCTGCCCCGACGACGACGACCCGCGCTCTACGCGTCATGCTCATGGGACTCCTATGACACCGCCGGTGGCCTTTAAACCACAGGGAGGTCAGTGACGCCGGGCACGGCTACTGCCGGCGGGACAGCCAGAGGCCGATGGCGGTGACGCGTGAGTCCACGCCTAGCTTGGCGTAGATGCGGTTGACGTGATTCTTGACGGTCTTCTCACTGAGGAACAGCCGTTGCGCGATCTGTCCGTTGGACTGACCCGTGGCGATGAGGTCCATGACCTCGGCCTCGCGTTTGCTCAGGGACGTGAACACGCTCTCGAACGCTGCGTCGTCGACTCTCATCCGGCCTCCGGGGGCGCGAAGACGGTCAGATCGCCGAGGGCCCCCGTGCTTCCGGCGTTAGCGGTAGACAGCGAGCATAACTCGCATTGTCATGATTTGGGGGCGTAGTCGGGAGAAAACGACGACGGCCGGTCCATCTAGGACCGGCCGTCGTGCAGTGGGGTGAGTGAAGGGACTTGAACCCTCGACATCCAGGACCACAACCTGGCGCTCTGCCAACTGAGCTACACCCACCACGGCCACCCGCTACGCGGCGGCACAGGAAAAGTGTAGCGGGATTCGGGAGTCTTTACGCCACTCCTTTAGCCGCTGACACGCTCTGCCAGCGATCTCGCGGTCGCCGAGTCGGGTCCCGGCTGCTCCACGAAGATCGCCGCAC includes:
- a CDS encoding helix-turn-helix domain-containing protein — protein: MRVDDAAFESVFTSLSKREAEVMDLIATGQSNGQIAQRLFLSEKTVKNHVNRIYAKLGVDSRVTAIGLWLSRRQ
- a CDS encoding NAD(P)/FAD-dependent oxidoreductase, yielding MSMTRRARVVVVGAGFAGLEATRELAKGGALVTLVDRKPYSTFQPLLYQVATASMGTSDVSYPIRTFAARWPNVRARHAGLSKVLAEERRVELDDGSSLEYDYLVLATGVTTNWLGVAGARENALPIYSLNDAANLRRRLQQCLEDTATGRRESTHVVVVGAGPTGVEVAGTLAELRWRTLPLTHPEIKPSQTSVSLVERFDYVLAPYKPRLRDAAAAALRRRGTRLHLGSTLASVEPDAVVLTDGTRLPSDLTVWALGVTAPDDVADWGLPQGKGGRITTTQELRVPGHPEIFVAGDLAGPPEPLPQLAQPAIQMGKHVGRQILAAAQGRPVQAFSYDDPGIMATVGKAEAVLQFRNGMTMRGLPAWLIWIFIHVAYLLGGRNRASVLLNFFWRYFGPRRAATSVTP